One genomic segment of Desulforamulus reducens MI-1 includes these proteins:
- a CDS encoding long-chain-fatty-acid--CoA ligase, with protein sequence MTNKQFWHSHYPEGIPTSLDLPGVSLYHFLQRSAEKYPVNPAIVFLNQEITYVELKERVDRIATALYDLGIKKGNRIAILLPNCPQLVISYYALLRIGAVGVMVNPMYTERELLYLLKDSGAETIILLEQLKPKVMKVLPQTAITTVISTEIQEYLDLGNDLNQLSKTCLSTEKEAYSFEQLLVKYLPALPEINLNVEKDIALLQYTGGTTGIVKGAMLTHGNLSSNVVQTRYWLDSCREGMERFFCVLPFFHVFAMTTCMNLSVYLASTMILIPRLEAMNLLKQIEFYRPTVFQGVPSLYVAVIANPDVRKYDLSSVRVCLSGGAPLPAEVQQKFEAVTGAKLVEGYGLTEASPVTHCNPVNEKIDGSIGLPIPNTEFKIVDLETGTRELLPGEIGELCIRGPQVMKGYWNMPEETEKVLREGWLYTGDIAWMDEKGFTYIVDRKKDMVISMGYNIYPREVEEVLYEHPKVKEAAVIGIRDRSRGEVLKAFVVIKEGEQAKKDEIIKFCRQQLTQYKVPKKVEFRTELPKSMVGKILRRVLIEEETNREK encoded by the coding sequence TTGACAAACAAACAATTTTGGCATAGCCATTACCCGGAAGGAATACCTACCAGCTTAGACCTTCCCGGGGTTTCCTTATATCATTTTTTGCAACGTTCCGCAGAAAAGTACCCAGTAAACCCGGCGATCGTATTCTTAAACCAGGAAATAACCTATGTTGAACTGAAAGAAAGAGTTGATCGAATTGCCACAGCACTCTATGACTTGGGAATAAAGAAAGGGAACCGAATTGCTATCCTACTGCCCAACTGTCCCCAACTAGTTATCTCCTATTATGCTCTTTTAAGGATAGGGGCGGTTGGGGTGATGGTAAATCCCATGTATACGGAGCGGGAATTGCTTTATCTGCTTAAGGACTCTGGAGCAGAGACCATTATCCTGCTGGAGCAATTAAAGCCAAAGGTTATGAAGGTACTACCGCAAACAGCCATAACAACTGTTATTTCCACCGAGATACAGGAATATTTAGACCTTGGCAATGATCTAAATCAGTTGTCTAAAACATGTCTCAGTACGGAAAAGGAGGCATACTCTTTCGAACAACTTTTGGTTAAGTATTTGCCAGCTTTGCCGGAAATTAATTTAAATGTAGAGAAGGATATCGCCCTGCTCCAGTATACCGGGGGTACCACAGGAATTGTAAAAGGGGCCATGCTTACCCATGGAAATCTCTCCAGCAATGTCGTACAAACCAGATACTGGTTAGACAGCTGTCGGGAAGGAATGGAAAGGTTCTTTTGTGTGCTTCCTTTCTTTCATGTGTTTGCCATGACCACCTGTATGAACCTGTCTGTTTACTTGGCATCGACCATGATTTTAATTCCTCGGCTAGAGGCTATGAATTTACTTAAACAAATTGAATTTTATCGTCCCACGGTTTTTCAGGGAGTACCTTCCCTTTATGTGGCTGTTATCGCCAACCCCGATGTGAGAAAATATGATCTTTCATCTGTACGTGTATGTCTGTCCGGTGGGGCTCCGCTGCCGGCGGAGGTGCAACAAAAGTTTGAAGCTGTTACAGGAGCGAAACTGGTAGAAGGTTATGGTTTAACAGAAGCGTCGCCGGTTACTCATTGCAATCCCGTTAACGAAAAAATTGATGGTTCCATTGGTTTACCCATCCCCAACACCGAATTTAAGATTGTGGACCTAGAAACTGGAACAAGGGAATTGCTGCCGGGTGAAATCGGGGAGTTATGCATCCGTGGACCCCAGGTAATGAAGGGCTACTGGAATATGCCGGAGGAAACTGAAAAAGTTCTCCGGGAGGGTTGGCTATATACTGGGGATATTGCTTGGATGGATGAGAAAGGCTTCACCTATATTGTGGATCGTAAGAAAGATATGGTTATCAGTATGGGCTATAATATCTATCCCCGAGAAGTGGAAGAAGTGCTTTATGAGCATCCCAAAGTAAAAGAGGCCGCGGTCATAGGTATAAGGGACCGCAGCAGGGGTGAAGTTTTAAAGGCTTTTGTTGTTATTAAAGAGGGCGAACAAGCCAAAAAAGATGAAATTATTAAGTTTTGTCGGCAGCAACTGACCCAGTATAAAGTGCCGAAGAAGGTTGAATTTCGAACTGAATTACCTAAATCAATGGTTGGCAAAATCCTTCGCCGGGTTTTAATTGAAGAGGAAACGAATAGGGAAAAATAG
- a CDS encoding RrF2 family transcriptional regulator produces MKLNQATDYAFRAVLYLSRLPKGQVSEAKAIAEQENIPIRFLLKILRSLTAAGIIESYRGVSGGYALAREPKDITMLDVVEAVEGPVEVNRCLIAPESCNKNHTARCPMHRALYAIQQNLNQQLNSYNFADLSHYNN; encoded by the coding sequence ATGAAATTAAATCAGGCAACGGACTATGCATTCCGTGCAGTTTTATATTTATCTCGGTTACCGAAAGGACAAGTGTCAGAGGCCAAAGCAATTGCCGAGCAAGAGAATATTCCCATTCGGTTTTTACTAAAAATTTTACGTTCCCTGACCGCTGCTGGGATCATTGAATCCTACCGTGGAGTCAGTGGTGGTTATGCCCTGGCCAGGGAGCCAAAGGACATTACCATGCTGGATGTGGTGGAAGCAGTGGAGGGACCAGTAGAGGTGAACCGCTGTTTAATTGCGCCGGAAAGCTGTAACAAGAATCATACTGCCAGGTGTCCCATGCACAGGGCATTATATGCTATTCAACAAAACCTCAACCAACAATTAAATAGTTATAACTTTGCTGACCTTAGTCATTACAATAATTAG